In a genomic window of Pantoea agglomerans:
- a CDS encoding general stress protein, translating to MAQHRGGSGNFAEDRERASEAGRKGGQHSGGNFKNDREKASEAGKKGGQNSRRGS from the coding sequence ATGGCTCAACATCGAGGCGGATCAGGTAACTTTGCTGAAGATCGTGAAAGAGCGTCAGAAGCTGGTCGTAAAGGCGGACAGCACAGCGGCGGTAATTTTAAAAACGACCGTGAAAAAGCGTCCGAAGCGGGTAAAAAAGGCGGCCAGAACAGCCGCCGGGGTTCCTGA
- a CDS encoding glycoside hydrolase family 15 protein — protein MKNGDYASPVREEGFAGLGDYAAIGEGRSVALIAPDGAIDWWCAPNLDSPPLFDRLLDPDIGGFFALTPVEPYRMQRRYREESNVLETCFTTEQGEVRLTESLNSTLAGRLPWSELARRVEGVRGSVKLKLHLRFGTVGETRSPWMANTTQGNVFHIGDIMAMLRTSDDVAITHMDDEQVIAELTAQQDSRSLVALLITQREPLAVPDLEAIDTRIETSHTAWQDWTQSLSYEGEYKVHVKRSALSLKFLWYSPTGALAAAATTSLPEGIGGEKNYDYRYAWVRDACLIIKAFVYLGALEDCKAAFSWLSQTILRHGIELRTCYTLEGDIVPPERYPTLRGYKDSRPVRVGNNARDQRQLSMYGDMLTTAQLFIEAGHVLDLGTSRLLGQLANHCADRWRLKDSGIWELHDEQHYTHSKMACWLALDRAVAMAKARHIEPTWMERWERERDRIRDWVEAHCWSESKQAYLFYVGSEDRLDASLALVHHYGNAVNPARMRSTYAAIQRELGQGRAMLYRYSGVEEEESTFIACSFWLAEAWASIGEPEKARACMEEILETLCDSGNVEIFNEMFDVRSNEWRGNLPQGLSHLALICAAQALTCHQHSQKTEGEA, from the coding sequence ATGAAAAACGGTGATTACGCCTCGCCCGTGCGCGAGGAGGGTTTTGCTGGCCTCGGCGACTACGCAGCGATTGGCGAAGGACGCTCGGTCGCGCTGATTGCCCCCGACGGCGCCATCGACTGGTGGTGTGCGCCCAATCTTGATTCGCCGCCGCTGTTCGATCGTTTGCTCGATCCAGACATCGGCGGCTTTTTCGCGCTTACGCCTGTTGAACCCTATCGCATGCAGCGACGCTATCGCGAAGAGAGCAACGTGCTGGAAACCTGCTTTACCACCGAGCAAGGCGAAGTGCGCCTGACGGAGTCGCTGAACAGCACCCTGGCGGGCCGCCTGCCGTGGAGCGAGCTGGCGCGTCGCGTGGAGGGCGTGCGCGGCAGCGTTAAGCTTAAACTCCATCTGCGCTTTGGTACCGTGGGGGAGACGCGTTCGCCGTGGATGGCCAATACCACGCAGGGCAATGTTTTTCATATCGGCGATATTATGGCGATGCTGCGCACCAGCGACGACGTAGCGATTACCCATATGGATGACGAGCAGGTGATTGCCGAACTGACCGCGCAGCAGGATTCCCGTTCGCTGGTGGCGCTGCTGATTACCCAGCGCGAGCCGCTGGCGGTGCCGGATCTCGAGGCTATCGATACCCGCATTGAAACCAGCCATACCGCCTGGCAGGACTGGACGCAAAGCCTGAGCTATGAGGGCGAGTATAAAGTCCACGTCAAACGCTCGGCCCTGTCGCTGAAGTTTCTCTGGTACTCCCCTACCGGCGCGCTGGCCGCGGCGGCCACCACCTCGCTGCCGGAAGGCATCGGCGGCGAGAAAAATTACGACTACCGCTACGCCTGGGTGCGCGACGCCTGCCTGATTATTAAAGCTTTCGTCTACCTCGGCGCGCTGGAAGACTGCAAAGCGGCCTTCTCCTGGCTGTCGCAGACTATCCTGCGCCACGGCATTGAGCTGCGCACCTGCTATACGCTGGAAGGGGATATCGTGCCGCCCGAGCGCTATCCGACCCTGCGCGGCTACAAAGATTCGCGGCCGGTGCGCGTCGGCAACAACGCCCGCGACCAGCGGCAGCTCAGCATGTATGGCGATATGCTCACCACGGCACAGCTCTTTATCGAAGCAGGCCACGTACTGGATCTCGGCACCTCGCGCCTGCTGGGGCAGCTGGCTAACCACTGCGCCGACCGCTGGCGGCTAAAAGATTCCGGTATCTGGGAGCTTCACGACGAGCAGCACTATACCCATTCGAAAATGGCGTGCTGGCTGGCGCTGGATCGCGCGGTCGCCATGGCGAAGGCGCGCCATATCGAGCCAACCTGGATGGAGCGCTGGGAGCGCGAGCGCGACCGCATTCGCGACTGGGTAGAGGCGCACTGCTGGTCGGAGAGCAAGCAGGCCTACCTGTTTTACGTCGGCAGCGAAGATCGGCTCGACGCGTCGCTGGCGCTGGTGCACCACTACGGCAATGCGGTAAACCCGGCGCGTATGCGTTCCACCTACGCCGCAATCCAGCGCGAGCTGGGCCAGGGGCGCGCCATGCTCTATCGCTACAGCGGCGTGGAAGAAGAAGAGAGCACCTTTATCGCCTGCTCCTTCTGGCTGGCGGAAGCCTGGGCCTCGATCGGCGAGCCTGAAAAGGCGCGCGCCTGCATGGAGGAGATCCTCGAGACGCTGTGCGACAGCGGCAACGTTGAAATATTTAATGAGATGTTTGACGTGCGCAGCAACGAGTGGCGCGGCAACCTGCCGCAGGGTCTCAGCCACCTGGCCTTAATCTGCGCCGCGCAGGCATTGACCTGTCATCAACATAGTCAGAAAACCGAGGGAGAAGCCTGA
- a CDS encoding autotransporter outer membrane beta-barrel domain-containing protein, whose protein sequence is MKTPKDTRSLAAFAAIGALMTPLPALAWDSLTVFGDSLSDSGNIGRFTWDGGRHPLYDEILAAHLGQDLQRSTLGGSNYAQGGAVSRPRLDPRLNTEDQLAGYLRSTGGRADSNGLYIHWVGANDVAAAVTNPLTASDTLDTSAAAATAQVKTLLDAGAGAVIVPTVPQLGETPYMILTVLRALGPASSAATAAAFQSLNAAATPDSASRQQAVRNAFTQAAAQVSGVPAVRDALAEQLYNAWQALSTQVSALTAGYNQQEEQGLATLNGNIVRVDIAGLFNEVIADPTRYGLTNTIGIACPVGTAADDCASDDPGFSSAQAYLFADRLHPSPDVQAMMADYIQSILDAPAQVAALSQVPQSLSRDMQNTLDGHLQQQRHQANSAGDLSVFGGYAGQHVDYKGDAWYNGDATTASFTLGLGYQITDSWQTGVLFSNTNQRQSPSSRYDYRLRGNLVALYSQLELGDRAWINADLHYADLDFDDIERDIKIGPATRNEQGNTGGKLLGMRVQTGWDLPLSAHLTTGPVASYALDYGRIGGYREEGNSSTSMRYGDQTSHSQIGAVGWRIDSHQWPVNPWAQVSYNHQFGDTDSTVTAGLKSTRTAFSRTTGARDSNWLDAAVGANVPLGETVNAFAGVSAIGGNRDAHQVSWNIGVNATF, encoded by the coding sequence ATGAAAACCCCTAAAGACACGCGTTCTCTCGCTGCCTTCGCTGCTATCGGCGCATTAATGACGCCGCTCCCGGCGCTGGCGTGGGACAGCCTTACCGTGTTCGGCGACAGCCTGAGCGACAGCGGCAATATTGGCCGTTTTACCTGGGATGGCGGCCGTCATCCGCTCTATGACGAAATTCTGGCTGCGCATCTGGGGCAAGACTTACAGCGTTCAACGCTGGGCGGCAGTAACTATGCGCAGGGCGGCGCGGTATCTCGTCCCCGGCTCGACCCTCGACTTAACACCGAAGACCAGCTCGCCGGCTACCTGAGATCCACTGGAGGACGCGCCGACAGCAACGGGCTTTATATTCACTGGGTAGGCGCTAACGACGTCGCGGCCGCCGTTACTAATCCCCTTACCGCGTCCGATACCCTTGATACCAGCGCGGCAGCGGCCACGGCACAGGTAAAAACACTGCTGGACGCCGGCGCAGGCGCGGTGATAGTGCCGACCGTACCGCAGCTGGGCGAAACGCCCTATATGATCTTAACGGTGCTGCGCGCGCTGGGGCCAGCCTCCAGCGCGGCGACGGCCGCCGCCTTTCAGTCGCTTAACGCTGCCGCCACGCCTGACAGCGCTTCGCGTCAGCAGGCGGTGCGCAACGCCTTTACTCAGGCGGCGGCGCAGGTATCTGGCGTGCCCGCCGTGCGCGACGCGCTGGCGGAGCAGCTCTATAACGCCTGGCAGGCGCTTAGCACGCAGGTCTCAGCGCTGACGGCGGGCTACAATCAGCAGGAAGAGCAGGGGCTGGCGACGCTCAACGGCAATATCGTGCGCGTCGATATCGCCGGGCTGTTTAACGAGGTGATCGCCGATCCGACCCGTTACGGCCTGACCAATACTATCGGCATCGCCTGTCCGGTCGGCACCGCGGCGGATGATTGCGCCTCTGACGACCCGGGTTTTTCCAGCGCGCAGGCCTATCTGTTTGCTGACCGCCTCCATCCCAGCCCCGACGTGCAGGCTATGATGGCGGACTATATTCAGTCGATCCTCGACGCGCCTGCGCAGGTCGCGGCTCTGTCGCAGGTGCCGCAATCCCTGTCGCGCGATATGCAAAACACGCTGGACGGGCATCTGCAACAGCAGCGGCATCAGGCGAACAGCGCGGGGGATCTTTCGGTGTTCGGCGGCTATGCCGGCCAGCATGTTGACTATAAAGGGGACGCCTGGTACAACGGCGACGCGACTACCGCCAGCTTCACGCTGGGCCTGGGCTATCAAATCACCGACAGCTGGCAGACTGGTGTGCTTTTTTCGAATACCAACCAGCGGCAGTCGCCTTCCTCGCGCTATGACTACCGCCTGCGCGGCAATCTGGTGGCGCTTTACAGCCAGCTGGAGCTGGGCGATCGGGCGTGGATCAACGCCGATCTTCACTATGCCGACCTGGATTTTGACGATATCGAGCGCGACATAAAAATTGGCCCGGCAACCCGCAACGAGCAGGGCAATACCGGCGGCAAGCTGCTGGGAATGCGCGTGCAGACCGGCTGGGATCTGCCGCTGAGCGCGCATCTCACTACCGGTCCGGTGGCAAGCTATGCGCTCGACTATGGCCGCATTGGCGGCTACCGCGAGGAGGGCAACAGCAGCACCTCGATGCGCTACGGCGATCAGACCAGCCACTCGCAAATTGGCGCGGTGGGCTGGCGCATTGACAGCCATCAGTGGCCGGTCAATCCCTGGGCGCAGGTGAGTTACAACCATCAGTTTGGCGATACCGACTCTACCGTTACCGCTGGTTTGAAGTCGACCCGCACCGCCTTCAGCCGCACCACGGGGGCGCGCGACAGCAACTGGCTGGATGCCGCCGTCGGCGCCAACGTACCGCTGGGGGAAACGGTTAACGCCTTCGCTGGCGTATCCGCCATAGGCGGCAACCGCGATGCGCATCAGGTCAGCTGGAATATTGGCGTAAACGCGACCTTTTAA
- a CDS encoding DUF6392 family protein has translation MTVNVDALISGIGRTYQELFDEGLIPYKTKPTGYPGDPDLTLDMAKEGVHLTFKREGRRLWSVILSIQHDSANNWVFPNELPTPLKSAMSRSWVHETLGEPERSSPPEVIMKRAFGWTDIFTVSGRHVSMSMQVNYDVADMVSSVVYLPTSELRW, from the coding sequence ATGACAGTAAATGTAGACGCTTTAATTAGCGGGATAGGTAGAACCTATCAAGAATTGTTTGATGAAGGGCTAATTCCTTACAAAACAAAACCTACGGGGTATCCGGGAGACCCTGATTTAACATTGGATATGGCAAAAGAAGGGGTTCACCTAACGTTTAAGAGAGAAGGACGCCGGTTATGGTCTGTTATTCTAAGTATTCAACACGATAGTGCTAATAATTGGGTCTTTCCTAATGAACTACCAACACCACTTAAAAGCGCTATGTCGCGGAGCTGGGTCCATGAAACTTTGGGAGAGCCTGAGCGAAGCTCGCCTCCAGAAGTAATTATGAAGCGGGCTTTCGGTTGGACAGATATTTTTACTGTTAGCGGGCGGCATGTTTCGATGAGTATGCAGGTTAATTATGATGTCGCTGATATGGTTTCTTCGGTTGTGTATCTTCCGACCTCCGAACTACGCTGGTGA
- a CDS encoding gamma-glutamylcyclotransferase, whose amino-acid sequence MEKLFVYGTLCPGRSNAHILENIGGDWLAGWVNGILHESGWGAALGFPAIQLDAQGAPVHGFVFQSARLAQHWPMLDEFEAGYDRVPVTVNTEKGDRVTAWVYQIQPA is encoded by the coding sequence GTGGAAAAACTGTTTGTCTATGGCACCTTATGTCCGGGGCGTTCTAATGCCCATATCCTGGAAAATATCGGCGGCGACTGGCTGGCGGGATGGGTTAACGGCATTCTGCATGAATCGGGCTGGGGTGCGGCGCTGGGGTTTCCCGCCATCCAGCTGGATGCGCAGGGCGCGCCCGTGCATGGCTTTGTGTTTCAGTCAGCCAGGCTGGCGCAGCACTGGCCAATGCTGGATGAATTTGAAGCAGGTTACGATCGCGTGCCTGTTACAGTGAACACTGAAAAAGGCGATCGCGTTACCGCCTGGGTTTATCAAATCCAGCCCGCCTGA
- a CDS encoding NAD(P)-dependent alcohol dehydrogenase yields MKINALVAQQATQPLAAGQIELRELQPDDVKIAITYCGVCHSDLHMARNEWGVSRYPLVPGHEIVGRVEAAGANVTRFKAGDIVGVGVMVDSCGQCHFCQQQEEQYCEAGFNPTYNGTDKYTGNTTFGGYAQHLIADQQFVVSIPQNLDLKAVAPLLCAGVTVWSPLRHYNVQPGDKVGVIGLGGLGHMAVKLASALGAEVTLFTTSPEKGEDARRLGASHVVVSRDAQQMAACQTSLDIILDCVAAPHDLDPYLATLKTNGQLVLVGIPDRPHPSPNVTPMVFRRLSISGTSIGSIRETQEMLDFCGQHNITSDVEIIAGEEIESAFARMLQGDVKYRFVIDMEKTRW; encoded by the coding sequence ATGAAAATTAACGCACTGGTCGCGCAGCAGGCGACGCAACCGCTGGCGGCGGGTCAGATTGAACTGCGCGAGTTGCAGCCGGACGACGTTAAAATTGCCATCACCTACTGCGGCGTATGCCATTCCGATCTGCATATGGCGCGCAATGAGTGGGGCGTAAGCCGCTATCCGCTGGTGCCGGGCCATGAAATTGTCGGACGCGTCGAAGCCGCCGGTGCCAACGTAACCCGCTTCAAAGCGGGCGACATTGTTGGCGTCGGCGTTATGGTTGACTCCTGTGGGCAGTGCCATTTTTGCCAGCAGCAGGAAGAACAGTACTGTGAGGCGGGCTTTAACCCGACCTATAACGGCACCGACAAATATACCGGTAATACCACCTTCGGCGGCTACGCTCAGCATTTAATTGCCGATCAGCAGTTTGTGGTTTCCATCCCGCAGAACCTTGACCTGAAAGCAGTTGCGCCGCTGCTGTGCGCGGGCGTCACCGTCTGGTCGCCGCTGCGTCACTATAATGTGCAGCCGGGCGATAAAGTCGGCGTTATCGGACTGGGCGGTCTGGGGCATATGGCGGTTAAGCTGGCCAGCGCGCTGGGCGCAGAGGTGACGCTGTTTACCACCTCGCCGGAGAAGGGCGAGGATGCACGTCGCCTGGGCGCCAGCCACGTAGTGGTCTCGCGTGATGCACAGCAGATGGCGGCCTGTCAGACCTCGCTTGATATTATTCTCGACTGCGTTGCCGCGCCGCACGATCTCGATCCTTATCTGGCGACGTTGAAAACCAACGGACAGCTGGTTTTAGTGGGCATTCCCGATCGACCGCACCCGTCGCCGAACGTTACGCCGATGGTTTTTCGTCGTCTGAGCATTAGCGGCACCTCCATCGGCAGCATCCGCGAAACGCAGGAGATGCTCGATTTCTGCGGTCAGCACAATATTACCTCTGACGTTGAGATCATTGCTGGCGAAGAGATTGAAAGCGCCTTTGCTCGTATGCTGCAAGGCGATGTGAAATACCGCTTTGTTATCGATATGGAAAAGACGCGCTGGTAA
- a CDS encoding plasmid stabilization protein has translation MTRASLASWPGLNGSYENANFLRELAESLPRILPEGGPDKAALLQRLANEELAQAEYEDQVRAKVTVARADARPGMTTEQLRQRLHGRYQELRDAV, from the coding sequence CTGACGCGGGCCAGTCTTGCCAGCTGGCCCGGTTTAAATGGGAGCTACGAAAACGCCAACTTCCTTCGGGAACTGGCTGAAAGCCTGCCCCGCATACTGCCGGAAGGAGGGCCGGACAAAGCTGCACTTTTGCAGCGCCTGGCTAACGAAGAACTGGCCCAGGCAGAGTATGAAGATCAGGTTCGCGCTAAAGTGACCGTCGCCCGTGCTGACGCGCGTCCGGGCATGACCACGGAACAACTCCGCCAGCGCCTGCATGGCCGTTATCAGGAACTGCGCGATGCCGTATGA
- a CDS encoding Cof-type HAD-IIB family hydrolase — protein sequence MAVKMIAVDMDGTFLDDNKEYNVQRFLRQYALLKEKGIRFVVASGNQYYQLQRYFPEIKDEIAFVAENGAWVSDSNEEIFCGELAQSRVHQVLEILAKEPDISTVVCGRNGAYIHSSVPDEVVSLLSNHYARLEKRDDLYGIDDSIFKFSLNLAHEGVDALMARLHNQLGEIENIMHPVSSGYGFIDLIIPGCHKAHGIALLQEKWSISDCEVVAIGDSANDLEMLRQACFSFAMANAVEPVRAVARYKTESNNDEGALNVIARVLSREFPFG from the coding sequence ATGGCGGTAAAGATGATCGCGGTGGATATGGATGGCACCTTTCTCGACGACAACAAGGAGTACAACGTTCAGCGCTTTTTGCGGCAGTACGCGCTGTTGAAAGAGAAAGGCATTCGTTTCGTGGTCGCCAGCGGCAATCAGTACTACCAGCTGCAGCGTTACTTTCCTGAGATTAAAGATGAAATCGCATTTGTTGCCGAGAACGGTGCCTGGGTCTCAGACAGCAATGAAGAGATTTTTTGTGGCGAACTGGCGCAGTCGCGCGTGCATCAGGTGCTGGAGATCCTCGCCAAAGAGCCTGACATCAGCACCGTGGTCTGCGGTCGCAACGGCGCCTATATTCATTCATCGGTTCCGGATGAGGTGGTCAGCCTGCTGTCGAATCACTATGCCCGGCTGGAAAAACGCGACGATCTCTATGGGATCGACGACTCCATCTTTAAGTTTTCCCTGAACCTGGCGCATGAAGGGGTTGATGCGCTGATGGCGCGCCTGCACAACCAGCTGGGCGAAATCGAAAACATTATGCATCCGGTTTCCAGCGGCTATGGTTTTATCGATCTGATTATTCCGGGCTGCCACAAAGCGCACGGCATCGCGCTGCTGCAGGAAAAATGGAGTATCAGCGATTGCGAAGTGGTGGCAATTGGCGACAGCGCAAACGATCTGGAGATGCTGCGCCAGGCCTGCTTCAGCTTTGCGATGGCGAACGCCGTAGAGCCGGTACGCGCCGTGGCGCGCTATAAAACTGAGAGCAATAACGACGAGGGCGCATTAAATGTGATCGCCCGCGTGCTCTCGCGTGAGTTTCCCTTCGGCTAA
- a CDS encoding protein L: MALVQKKTLNELATNASDDFFGQRFSAGDEVPHSGIYKCTKCNREVTVNAHSRDNTFPPHYPESSCKSPTWKPYVIADTKAEW, encoded by the coding sequence ATGGCCTTAGTACAGAAAAAAACGCTGAATGAACTGGCAACAAACGCCAGCGATGACTTCTTCGGTCAGCGATTTTCAGCCGGAGATGAAGTTCCACACTCGGGGATTTACAAATGCACGAAATGTAATCGTGAAGTGACGGTAAATGCCCACTCCAGAGACAATACATTTCCTCCACATTACCCGGAAAGCTCGTGTAAATCACCGACGTGGAAACCCTATGTCATTGCAGATACAAAAGCGGAATGGTGA
- a CDS encoding S-type pyocin domain-containing protein, giving the protein MGYRPDIHGRGKALSCDKTTTGARLISSISLSQYNVHGFCVIRRGDKTSPCPKCGQPGVVIEGESRWSIMTVPVAVDRCEVRCGCPPGSNRIIAPLGQWMGPGPSPEQIAAEKQAAFLAQRNAEREAEEKRLAEARECNRVFAKSCLRGEGCNDAGDQREPQSNFAEMCFFLAAPAEDPATDVDAPQHAQTSKKKKPTAPEDVPKPKKRSALWKWWNGNHEEMDYQAAVATAAAAARAQTATAGASVLEPLAGRGLTYGTWAVRAAAGFGEVAAAGAGVSIAGLLIGMMPGRLNDGEQDFIDRMRAEQMREAPTRVRFTWENDGKGNPIPRGWHTPPGKDMVRVRKMEWDSRYQAYTFTTEEEPRITIVWTPDHSGVNTPSDTGNQARPVLPNPVIVDPLPDNTGITATTTPAPEEKHFADYILILPMPDLPPIYIYLSKSPVEFLEVELYSDFKRRSRQGKYEADHMPSAAAVRAYLKQQYPKLDAKQLDRMAEDVAAIVIPKEVHQKISETYGGRNKPVQIELDSRNLRAALDRNLDTIKPALKEHGATEAQIEAARVKMHKLNSDMGLYK; this is encoded by the coding sequence ATGGGATACCGACCGGATATACACGGAAGGGGGAAGGCGCTTTCCTGCGACAAAACCACCACCGGTGCAAGGCTGATTTCATCCATTTCTCTCAGCCAATATAACGTACACGGGTTTTGCGTGATCCGCCGGGGAGATAAAACCTCTCCCTGTCCCAAGTGTGGACAGCCCGGTGTTGTCATTGAGGGAGAATCCCGCTGGTCAATTATGACTGTGCCTGTTGCCGTGGATCGGTGTGAGGTTCGCTGTGGTTGTCCTCCTGGTTCAAACCGGATTATTGCCCCGCTGGGGCAGTGGATGGGGCCGGGGCCGTCGCCGGAACAGATAGCGGCGGAGAAACAGGCCGCCTTTCTGGCGCAGCGTAATGCTGAGCGGGAAGCGGAAGAAAAGCGGCTGGCCGAGGCGCGGGAGTGTAACCGGGTGTTTGCGAAATCCTGCCTGCGGGGTGAGGGTTGCAACGATGCAGGCGACCAACGCGAGCCACAAAGCAATTTTGCAGAGATGTGTTTCTTCCTGGCTGCTCCGGCTGAAGATCCGGCCACGGATGTCGATGCACCACAGCACGCTCAGACGAGCAAAAAGAAGAAGCCCACCGCGCCGGAAGATGTTCCGAAGCCGAAGAAGCGTAGTGCCCTGTGGAAATGGTGGAACGGTAATCATGAGGAAATGGACTATCAGGCGGCGGTAGCAACAGCCGCTGCCGCCGCCCGGGCGCAGACGGCGACTGCCGGAGCGAGCGTGCTGGAGCCTCTCGCCGGTCGCGGCCTGACCTATGGCACATGGGCGGTGCGTGCCGCTGCTGGCTTTGGTGAGGTTGCAGCTGCCGGTGCCGGGGTATCCATTGCCGGATTGCTAATCGGTATGATGCCTGGCCGACTCAACGACGGTGAACAGGATTTTATCGACCGGATGCGGGCCGAGCAGATGCGCGAAGCGCCTACCCGGGTGCGTTTTACCTGGGAAAATGACGGTAAAGGCAACCCCATACCACGTGGCTGGCATACGCCACCGGGCAAGGATATGGTGCGGGTGCGCAAAATGGAGTGGGACAGCCGTTATCAGGCGTACACGTTTACCACCGAGGAAGAGCCGCGCATCACCATCGTCTGGACCCCGGACCATTCCGGCGTTAACACGCCGTCAGACACCGGCAATCAGGCGCGTCCGGTGCTGCCGAATCCAGTGATTGTGGACCCGCTGCCGGACAATACCGGCATCACGGCCACCACCACCCCAGCCCCGGAGGAGAAGCATTTTGCGGATTATATTCTGATCCTGCCAATGCCGGACCTGCCGCCGATTTATATCTACCTGAGCAAGTCACCGGTGGAGTTTCTGGAAGTGGAGCTGTACAGCGACTTTAAGCGCCGGTCTCGTCAGGGTAAATATGAGGCTGACCATATGCCATCAGCTGCTGCTGTTAGGGCTTATTTGAAACAACAGTATCCGAAACTCGATGCTAAACAGTTAGATCGAATGGCTGAAGATGTTGCCGCAATAGTCATACCAAAAGAAGTTCACCAGAAGATCAGCGAGACATACGGCGGGCGTAATAAACCAGTACAAATCGAATTGGACTCGCGCAACCTGAGGGCTGCATTGGATCGTAATTTGGATACCATCAAACCGGCATTGAAAGAGCATGGCGCGACAGAGGCCCAAATAGAGGCGGCCAGAGTGAAAATGCATAAGCTGAATAGTGATATGGGGCTGTACAAATGA
- a CDS encoding winged helix-turn-helix transcriptional regulator: MPAWIDGKLMFFADSPPRRLLELFAVKWSTMVLHALYHWPEQRARTGELQRSLQGISKKMLVQTLRELEQRGLVSRKVFEVVPPKVEYALTPLGKRFAEPIERMYQWGLEHQAALDEMEQNLEAARRQDSAS, translated from the coding sequence ATGCCCGCCTGGATTGATGGAAAGCTGATGTTCTTTGCCGACTCTCCGCCGCGTCGTCTGCTGGAGCTGTTTGCCGTAAAGTGGAGCACAATGGTGCTTCACGCCCTTTATCACTGGCCTGAGCAACGCGCACGCACGGGCGAACTGCAGCGCAGCCTGCAGGGTATTTCAAAAAAAATGCTGGTGCAGACGCTGCGTGAGCTGGAGCAGCGCGGACTGGTGTCGCGTAAGGTATTTGAGGTGGTGCCGCCAAAGGTCGAATATGCGCTGACGCCGCTGGGCAAAAGGTTCGCTGAACCCATTGAGCGAATGTATCAGTGGGGGCTGGAGCATCAGGCCGCGCTGGATGAGATGGAGCAGAATCTCGAGGCAGCGCGGCGGCAAGATAGCGCATCCTGA
- a CDS encoding VOC family protein, with product MAIRGIEHIGITVSNIEQAENFFIDALDASILYRIVPWQKSEQRIGGAQMRPVNGFPPQLSVVGLSMLRLGNGCNIELFQLDPGIADDLANIGQAGVNHFSILVDDINATAEKLKAHGARFYDGPSDCFAQEAGPGNQTWFCLTPFGVLIELIALPSPLKYDDEATRTRWLPAE from the coding sequence ATGGCGATCAGAGGCATTGAGCATATCGGTATCACCGTCAGCAATATTGAGCAGGCGGAAAACTTTTTTATCGACGCGCTCGACGCGTCCATTCTCTACCGCATCGTGCCCTGGCAAAAGAGCGAACAGCGTATCGGCGGCGCTCAGATGCGCCCGGTGAACGGCTTTCCGCCGCAGCTGAGCGTGGTCGGGCTGTCGATGCTGCGCCTTGGCAACGGCTGTAATATTGAGCTGTTTCAGCTGGATCCCGGTATCGCCGACGATCTGGCAAATATTGGCCAGGCGGGTGTTAACCATTTCTCGATCCTGGTTGACGATATCAATGCGACGGCGGAAAAGCTCAAGGCGCACGGCGCGCGCTTTTATGACGGCCCGAGCGACTGTTTTGCGCAGGAGGCGGGGCCGGGCAATCAGACCTGGTTTTGCCTGACGCCGTTCGGCGTACTGATTGAGCTGATCGCCCTGCCCTCGCCGCTCAAGTATGACGACGAAGCGACCCGGACGCGCTGGCTGCCCGCCGAATGA